One Glycine max cultivar Williams 82 chromosome 6, Glycine_max_v4.0, whole genome shotgun sequence DNA segment encodes these proteins:
- the LOC100812408 gene encoding protein SENSITIVITY TO RED LIGHT REDUCED 1: MAASEKTLTNKCTTNEGWTVVLPRRSRQRRKATKSGVLEEKQEPWTPTDSQTDPSKEATLVQKMERCINRIEGSEFYHTFRDQIQTSVVDYFNRVLGSEIKMQMVIYGIGSIKLYEPPRLQLSLAILMRRDLSWIGNIEVFDPILSATESRVLEALGCSVMSINEHGRREALKPTMFFMPHCEAELYNNLLQANWKLNLLKNMVLFGNSFETYEQHVSLCKNSPILNSMGHILAAQGFTNEFRIQTVSDDYYNAFHDSSWHFFSPLLETELPIINS; the protein is encoded by the coding sequence ATGGCAGCTTCAGAGAAAACTCTAACAAACAAATGCACAACAAATGAAGGTTGGACTGTAGTTTTACCCCGTCGCAGCAGACAAAGAAGAAAAGCTACCAAATctggagttttggaggaaaaacAAGAGCCATGGACTCCAACAGATTCTCAGACTGACCCAAGCAAAGAAGCAACATTGGTGCAGAAAATGGAAAGATGTATAAATAGGATTGAGGGATCTGAATTCTATCATACTTTCagggatcaaattcaaacatcCGTTGTTGATTACTTCAATAGAGTTTTGGGCTCAGAGATAAAGATGCAAATGGTCATTTATGGTATTGGCAGCATCAAATTGTATGAGCCCCCTCGACTGCAGCTTAGTCTTGCAATATTGATGAGAAGAGATTTGAGTTGGATTGGAAACATAGAGGTATTTGATCCTATTCTTTCTGCAACTGAGTCTCGGGTTTTGGAAGCTCTTGGTTGTTCTGTCATGTCCATAAATGAGCATGGGAGGCGAGAGGCTCTAAAGCCAACAATGTTCTTCATGCCTCACTGTGAAGCAGAGCTATATAACAACCTGTTGCAAGCAAATTGGAAACTGAATCTCTTAAAAAACATGGTATTATTTGGGAACAGCTTTGAAACATATGAGCAGCACGTGTCACTGTGTAAGAACTCACCTATTCTTAACTCTATGGGGCATATTTTGGCTGCTCAAGGATTCACAAATGAATTTAGAATCCAAACAGTTTCAGATGATTATTATAATGCATTCCATGATTCAAGTTGGCATTTTTTCAGCCCTCTCCTTGAGACAGAGCTGCCTATTATCAATTCTTGA
- the LOC100812944 gene encoding protein tesmin/TSO1-like CXC 5 isoform X1, which yields MEQSETASDLAPRKLVRQLNFAAVYGDPSHLKLPPPSPSPSPPPPSHSPLRLQLDLLPPGQRPWLCSEPQEQQAWLYSPRLKLVSPVRRIPHPVKKLPVKVLQVAKPKSPRSQPQCNVELKDTTPKKQKQCNCKNSRCLKLYCECFAAGIYCDGCNCVNCHNNVDNEAARQEAVGITLERNPNAFRPKIASSPLERRDSKECEIQVIGKHNKGCHCKKSGCLKKYCECFQANILCSENCKCMDCKNFEGSDERRAIFHKDYNLVHIKQAANATISRVAGSSGYGTHLTPKKRKIHEMFPGKSAMDQTDNITAQYQQEIDPMASSPSFLSDSFVSDPSNTRISASSRSTYRSVLADFFQPQNVKNLCSLFVVLSQVAAKTNAEMIGKVDQQTKTGNFEASVASSSKSLQETRDVHQLVCDDHVNKDEADAVDIANYNRPLSPETLALMCDEQDDMIFGNSSANGVACNSTLQNMIQKSSNSDGCTDVCREQERLILTKFLDVLRGLVTHGSIKETMCSSSTKKGERSKKEPADNANIGAETNVGREKGIHNNSFGNYLIPSVTKISQTNYAVTNGHGNNDLSLT from the exons ATGGAACAGAGCGAAACGGCGTCGGATTTAGCTCCGAGGAAATTGGTTCGCCAATTGAATTTCGCCGCCGTTTACGGAGATCCGTCGCACCTGAAACTGCCTCCACCGTCACCGTCACCGTCACCGCCACCGCCGTCGCATTCTCCGTTGCGATTGCAATTGGATTTGCTGCCGCCGGGGCAACGGCCGTGGTTATGTTCAGAGCCGCAGGAACAACAGGCGTGGTTATATTCACCGCGGCTGAAGCTAGTTTCGCCGGTTCGACGAATTCCGCACCCCGTGAAGAAGCTTCCGGTGAAGGTGTTGCAAGTGGC aAAGCCGAAGTCTCCTAGATCACAACCTCAATGTAATGTGGAATTGAAGGACACCACTCCAAAGAAACAGAAACAGTGTAACTGCAAAAATTCTAGATGCCTCAAGTT GTACTGTGAGTGTTTTGCAGCTGGGATCTATTGTGATGGCTGCAACTGTGTAAATTGCCATAATAATGTGGATAATGAGGCTGCCAGACAGGAGGCAGTTGGAATAACATTGGAACGCAATCCAAATGCTTTCAGACCAAAAATTGCTAGCAGTCCGCTAGAAAGAAGAGATTCCAAG GAATGTGAAATTCAAGTAATAGGAAAGCACAATAAAGGATGTCACTGCAAGAAATCAGGTTGCCTTAAGAAGTATTGTGAGTGCTTCCAAGCCAATATCCTCTGCTCTGAAAATTGTAAATGCATGGACTGCAAGAATTTTGAAGGAAGTGATGAAAGAAGAGCAATTTTTCACAAAGATTATAATCTAGTTCACATCAAACAGGCAGCTAATGCTACCATTAGTCGAGTTGCTGGATCATCTGGCTATGGAACCCATTTAACAcccaagaagagaaaaattcaTGAAATGTTTCCTGGAAAGTCAGCCATGGATCAAACTGATAACATTACTGCTCAATACCAACAG GAAATTGATCCTATGGCTTCATCGCCTTCATTTCTGTCAGATTCGTTTGTTTCTGACCCTTCCAACACAAGAATTTCAGCGTCTTCAAGATCTACATACcg GTCCGTATTGGCAGATTTCTTCCAGCCACAAAATGTGAAGAATCTCTGTTCACTTTTTGTTGTTCTCTCACAAGTAGCTGCTAAGACAAATGCAG AAATGATAGGCAAAGTAGACCAGCAAACAAAAACTGGGAACTTTGAAGCTTCTGTTGCTTCATCATCTAAATCACTGCAAGAAACTAGAGATGTCCACCAGCTTGTTTGTGATGATCACGTGAATAAAGATGAAGCAGATGCAGTTGATATTGCTAATTATAATAGGCCATTGTCACCAGAAACACTGGCATTGATGTGTGATGAACAGGATGATATGATTTTTGGAAATAGTTCTGCAAATGGAGTTGCATGCAACAGCACTTTGCAAAACATGATTCAAAAGTCATCTAATTCTGATGGATGCACTGATGTTTGCAGAGAGCAGGAAAGGCTTATATTGACCAAGTTCTTGGACGTTCTTCGCGGACTCGTTACTCACGGTAGCATCAAAG AAACAATGTGCTCTTCATCGACCAAGAAAGGGGAGAGAAGCAAGAAAGAGCCTGCAGACAATGCCAATATTGGTGCTGAAACTAACGTTGGGAGAGAGAAGGGAATTCATAACAACTCCTTTGGCAATTACCTCATCCCATCTGTTACTAAAATATCCCAGACAAATTATGCCGTAACTAATGGACATGGTAATAATGATCTTTCGTTGACCTGA
- the LOC100812944 gene encoding protein tesmin/TSO1-like CXC 5 isoform X2: MEQSETASDLAPRKLVRQLNFAAVYGDPSHLKLPPPSPSPSPPPPSHSPLRLQLDLLPPGQRPWLCSEPQEQQAWLYSPRLKLVSPVRRIPHPVKKLPVKVLQVAKPKSPRSQPQCNVELKDTTPKKQKQCNCKNSRCLKLYCECFAAGIYCDGCNCVNCHNNVDNEAARQEAVGITLERNPNAFRPKIASSPLERRDSKECEIQVIGKHNKGCHCKKSGCLKKYCECFQANILCSENCKCMDCKNFEGSDERRAIFHKDYNLVHIKQAANATISRVAGSSGYGTHLTPKKRKIHEMFPGKSAMDQTDNITAQYQQEIDPMASSPSFLSDSFVSDPSNTRISASSRSTYRSVLADFFQPQNVKNLCSLFVVLSQVAAKTNAEMIGKVDQQTKTGNFEASVASSSKSLQETRDVHQLVCDDHVNKDEADAVDIANYNRPLSPETLALMCDEQDDMIFGNSSANGVACNSTLQNMIQKSSNSDGCTDVCREQERLILTKFLDVLRGLVTHGSIKVICLRPIHAEKRKEGPIPQFIFRNNVLFIDQERGEKQERACRQCQYWC; encoded by the exons ATGGAACAGAGCGAAACGGCGTCGGATTTAGCTCCGAGGAAATTGGTTCGCCAATTGAATTTCGCCGCCGTTTACGGAGATCCGTCGCACCTGAAACTGCCTCCACCGTCACCGTCACCGTCACCGCCACCGCCGTCGCATTCTCCGTTGCGATTGCAATTGGATTTGCTGCCGCCGGGGCAACGGCCGTGGTTATGTTCAGAGCCGCAGGAACAACAGGCGTGGTTATATTCACCGCGGCTGAAGCTAGTTTCGCCGGTTCGACGAATTCCGCACCCCGTGAAGAAGCTTCCGGTGAAGGTGTTGCAAGTGGC aAAGCCGAAGTCTCCTAGATCACAACCTCAATGTAATGTGGAATTGAAGGACACCACTCCAAAGAAACAGAAACAGTGTAACTGCAAAAATTCTAGATGCCTCAAGTT GTACTGTGAGTGTTTTGCAGCTGGGATCTATTGTGATGGCTGCAACTGTGTAAATTGCCATAATAATGTGGATAATGAGGCTGCCAGACAGGAGGCAGTTGGAATAACATTGGAACGCAATCCAAATGCTTTCAGACCAAAAATTGCTAGCAGTCCGCTAGAAAGAAGAGATTCCAAG GAATGTGAAATTCAAGTAATAGGAAAGCACAATAAAGGATGTCACTGCAAGAAATCAGGTTGCCTTAAGAAGTATTGTGAGTGCTTCCAAGCCAATATCCTCTGCTCTGAAAATTGTAAATGCATGGACTGCAAGAATTTTGAAGGAAGTGATGAAAGAAGAGCAATTTTTCACAAAGATTATAATCTAGTTCACATCAAACAGGCAGCTAATGCTACCATTAGTCGAGTTGCTGGATCATCTGGCTATGGAACCCATTTAACAcccaagaagagaaaaattcaTGAAATGTTTCCTGGAAAGTCAGCCATGGATCAAACTGATAACATTACTGCTCAATACCAACAG GAAATTGATCCTATGGCTTCATCGCCTTCATTTCTGTCAGATTCGTTTGTTTCTGACCCTTCCAACACAAGAATTTCAGCGTCTTCAAGATCTACATACcg GTCCGTATTGGCAGATTTCTTCCAGCCACAAAATGTGAAGAATCTCTGTTCACTTTTTGTTGTTCTCTCACAAGTAGCTGCTAAGACAAATGCAG AAATGATAGGCAAAGTAGACCAGCAAACAAAAACTGGGAACTTTGAAGCTTCTGTTGCTTCATCATCTAAATCACTGCAAGAAACTAGAGATGTCCACCAGCTTGTTTGTGATGATCACGTGAATAAAGATGAAGCAGATGCAGTTGATATTGCTAATTATAATAGGCCATTGTCACCAGAAACACTGGCATTGATGTGTGATGAACAGGATGATATGATTTTTGGAAATAGTTCTGCAAATGGAGTTGCATGCAACAGCACTTTGCAAAACATGATTCAAAAGTCATCTAATTCTGATGGATGCACTGATGTTTGCAGAGAGCAGGAAAGGCTTATATTGACCAAGTTCTTGGACGTTCTTCGCGGACTCGTTACTCACGGTAGCATCAAAG TGATTTGTCTTAGGCCAATTCATGctgagaaaagaaaggaaggaCCAATTCCTCAGTTCATCTTTAg AAACAATGTGCTCTTCATCGACCAAGAAAGGGGAGAGAAGCAAGAAAGAGCCTGCAGACAATGCCAATATTGGTGCTGA